The proteins below come from a single Streptomyces sp. MRC013 genomic window:
- a CDS encoding NUDIX hydrolase encodes MTERPVVKRTARAVLLDGDDLILIKRTKPGMDPYWLTPGGGVEPSDATVVDALHREVHEELGAKVTDVVPCFVDTVEHIEDGGVSGVKVQHFFVCRLASMDPSRRHGPEVDEPVGEYEIVRVPFSRVGIAAVHLVPLSLRHYLDGNIEGVRAMHAPDLG; translated from the coding sequence ATGACCGAACGTCCAGTGGTCAAGCGCACCGCACGGGCCGTCCTTCTCGACGGTGACGACCTGATCCTGATCAAGCGCACCAAGCCGGGAATGGATCCCTACTGGCTCACGCCGGGCGGAGGCGTCGAGCCGAGCGACGCGACCGTCGTGGACGCCCTGCACCGGGAGGTCCACGAGGAACTCGGTGCGAAGGTCACGGACGTGGTTCCCTGCTTCGTCGACACCGTCGAGCACATCGAGGACGGCGGTGTCTCCGGGGTGAAGGTGCAGCACTTCTTCGTCTGCCGCCTGGCGTCCATGGACCCGAGCCGACGGCACGGACCCGAGGTGGACGAACCGGTCGGCGAGTACGAGATCGTCCGCGTGCCGTTCAGCCGGGTCGGCATCGCCGCCGTACACCTGGTCCCTCTGTCACTGCGCCACTACCTGGACGGCAACATCGAAGGCGTACGTGCCATGCACGCCCCCGATCTCGGTTGA
- a CDS encoding single-stranded DNA-binding protein, which produces MAGETVITVVGNLVDDPELRFTPSGAAVAKFRVASTPRTFDRQTNEWKDGESLFLTCSVWRQAAENVAESLQRGMRVVVQGRLKQRSYEDREGVKRTVFELDVEEVGPSLKNATAKVTKTTGRGGQGGYGGGQQGGQGGWGGAPGGQQGGGAPADDPWAGGGAPAGGQQGGQGGWGGGSGGYSDEPPF; this is translated from the coding sequence ATGGCAGGCGAGACCGTCATCACGGTCGTCGGCAATCTTGTCGACGACCCCGAGCTGCGCTTCACCCCTTCCGGTGCGGCGGTCGCGAAGTTCCGCGTCGCGTCCACCCCCCGCACCTTCGACCGTCAGACCAATGAGTGGAAGGACGGCGAGAGCCTCTTCCTGACCTGCTCGGTCTGGCGCCAGGCGGCCGAGAACGTCGCCGAGTCGCTCCAGCGAGGCATGCGCGTCGTCGTGCAGGGCCGGTTGAAGCAGCGGTCCTACGAGGACCGCGAGGGCGTCAAGCGCACGGTCTTCGAGCTGGACGTCGAGGAGGTCGGCCCGAGCCTCAAGAACGCCACGGCCAAGGTCACCAAGACCACGGGCCGCGGCGGCCAGGGCGGCTACGGCGGCGGCCAGCAGGGCGGCCAGGGCGGCTGGGGCGGTGCTCCGGGCGGCCAGCAGGGCGGCGGCGCTCCCGCCGACGACCCCTGGGCCGGCGGTGGCGCGCCGGCCGGCGGCCAGCAGGGCGGCCAGGGCGGCTGGGGCGGCGGCTCCGGCGGCTACTCGGACGAGCCCCCCTTCTAG
- a CDS encoding serine hydrolase domain-containing protein → MTSSSVPLLPATERSLLHRIAVGQSEGRTPSLVGAIARGGRMVWAGAWGDVASATDTQYRVGSITKTFTAVLVMRLRDEGVLGLEDPLEKHLPDTGVGGVTIAQLLSHTAGLSAESPAPWWERTPGGLRPGLADVLGERPFAHPPGRGHHYSNTGYALLGSLVSAVRGIPWEEALRAEILEPLGMHRTTSQPVAPYAKGWAVHPWADVLLPEPAEDLGLMAPAGQLWSTTADLCRFASFLAGGDARVLSAESVREMRTPAAPPITENWDGGYGLGVQLIRRDGRTLVGHSGSLPGFVAGLWLSVDDDVAAVVLANATSGPQLGALVSDLVRIVVEAEPRFPEPWRPLPEDDAPTLCLTGSWYWGTYAYGLKALADGGVELQPLRDVGRGSRFRPLPDGTWLGLDGYYDGEVLRVVRREDGSVSHLDLGSFVFTREPYGPEDAVPGGVDEGGWRGAR, encoded by the coding sequence ATGACATCATCCTCCGTACCGCTCCTGCCCGCCACGGAGCGCTCGCTGCTCCACCGGATCGCCGTCGGCCAGTCCGAAGGCCGGACGCCCTCACTCGTCGGGGCGATCGCCCGCGGCGGCCGGATGGTGTGGGCGGGCGCGTGGGGCGACGTCGCGTCCGCCACCGACACGCAGTACCGGGTCGGTTCGATCACCAAGACCTTCACCGCCGTTCTGGTGATGCGGTTGCGGGACGAGGGGGTGCTCGGGCTGGAGGACCCACTGGAGAAGCACCTGCCGGACACGGGCGTGGGCGGTGTGACCATCGCCCAGCTTCTGAGCCACACCGCCGGCCTGTCGGCCGAGTCGCCGGCTCCCTGGTGGGAACGGACACCGGGTGGACTGCGTCCCGGTCTTGCCGACGTCCTCGGGGAGCGGCCGTTCGCACACCCGCCGGGGCGCGGTCACCACTACTCCAACACCGGTTACGCCCTGCTGGGTTCGCTGGTGTCCGCGGTGCGCGGCATTCCGTGGGAGGAGGCGCTGCGCGCCGAGATCCTGGAACCGCTGGGCATGCACCGGACGACGTCACAGCCGGTGGCACCGTATGCGAAGGGCTGGGCGGTCCACCCGTGGGCGGATGTGCTCCTGCCGGAACCAGCCGAGGACCTGGGCCTGATGGCTCCGGCCGGGCAATTGTGGTCGACCACCGCCGACCTCTGCCGGTTCGCCTCGTTCCTTGCCGGAGGGGACGCTCGGGTGCTGTCCGCGGAGTCCGTACGGGAGATGCGCACGCCTGCCGCACCGCCCATTACGGAGAACTGGGACGGAGGCTACGGGCTGGGTGTGCAGCTGATACGGCGGGACGGTCGGACGCTCGTCGGCCACTCCGGTTCGCTGCCGGGTTTCGTCGCCGGCCTCTGGCTGAGTGTGGACGATGACGTCGCCGCGGTCGTCCTGGCCAATGCGACGTCCGGACCGCAGCTCGGCGCGCTCGTCTCCGACCTCGTACGGATCGTCGTCGAGGCGGAGCCCCGGTTCCCGGAACCGTGGCGCCCCCTGCCGGAGGATGATGCTCCGACACTCTGCTTGACCGGTTCCTGGTACTGGGGAACCTACGCCTACGGACTGAAGGCGCTCGCGGACGGTGGTGTGGAACTGCAGCCCCTGCGCGATGTCGGCCGGGGCTCCCGGTTCCGGCCGCTTCCGGACGGCACGTGGCTCGGACTCGACGGCTACTACGACGGGGAGGTGCTCCGGGTGGTCCGCCGCGAGGACGGTTCGGTGAGCCACTTGGACCTGGGGTCGTTCGTGTTCACCCGTGAACCGTACGGGCCGGAGGACGCCGTCCCGGGTGGTGTGGACGAAGGGGGCTGGCGGGGCGCGCGCTGA
- the dnaB gene encoding replicative DNA helicase yields MDDPWTGRGPSDRLPVSRQRAAEAPLGGRGGGRGREEQHERGAESGPWDSGAGGFERVPPQDLDAEQSVLGGMLLSKDAIADVVETLKGHDFYRPAHETIYQAILDLYAKGEPADPITVGAELTKRGEITRVGGASYLHTLVQSVPTAANASYYAEIVHERAVLRRLVEAGTKITQMGYAADGDVDEIVNQAQAEIYAVTEQRTSEDYLPLSDIMEGALDEIEAIGSRSGEMTGVPTGFTDFDSLTNGLHPGQMIVIAARPAMGKSTLALDFARACSIKHNLPSVIFSLEMGRNEIAMRLLSAEARVALHHMRSGTMTDEDWTRLARRMPDVSQAPLYIDDSPNLSMMEIRAKCRRLKQRNNLKLVVIDYLQLMQSGGSRRAESRQQEVSDMSRNLKLLAKELELPVIALSQLNRGPEQRTDKKPMVSDLRESGSIEQDADMVILLHREDAYEKESPRAGEADLIVAKHRNGPTATITVAFQGHYSRFVDMAQT; encoded by the coding sequence TTGGACGACCCCTGGACCGGCAGAGGCCCGAGCGACCGTCTGCCCGTCTCCCGTCAGCGCGCAGCCGAAGCGCCCCTCGGCGGGCGAGGCGGAGGCCGCGGCCGCGAGGAGCAGCACGAGCGGGGAGCCGAGAGCGGTCCCTGGGACAGCGGCGCCGGCGGCTTCGAACGCGTTCCCCCGCAGGACCTGGACGCCGAGCAGTCCGTGCTCGGCGGCATGCTCCTCTCCAAGGACGCCATCGCGGACGTCGTGGAGACCCTCAAGGGCCACGACTTCTACCGCCCCGCCCACGAGACGATCTACCAGGCGATCCTCGACCTCTACGCCAAGGGCGAGCCTGCCGACCCCATCACCGTGGGCGCCGAGCTCACCAAGCGTGGTGAGATCACCAGAGTGGGCGGCGCGTCGTACCTGCACACCCTGGTGCAGTCCGTGCCGACCGCGGCCAACGCCTCGTACTACGCGGAGATCGTCCACGAGCGCGCGGTGCTGCGCCGCCTCGTGGAGGCCGGCACCAAGATCACGCAGATGGGATACGCCGCGGACGGCGACGTCGACGAGATCGTCAACCAGGCGCAGGCCGAGATCTACGCCGTCACCGAGCAGCGCACCAGCGAGGACTACCTCCCGCTCAGCGACATCATGGAAGGCGCCCTCGACGAGATCGAGGCGATCGGCTCCCGCAGCGGCGAGATGACCGGCGTACCGACCGGCTTCACCGACTTCGACTCCCTCACCAACGGCCTTCACCCCGGCCAGATGATCGTCATCGCGGCACGTCCCGCCATGGGCAAGTCGACGCTGGCGCTGGACTTCGCCCGCGCCTGCTCGATCAAGCACAACCTGCCGAGCGTCATCTTCTCCCTGGAGATGGGCCGCAACGAGATCGCGATGCGCCTGCTGTCCGCCGAGGCCCGGGTGGCGCTGCACCACATGCGGTCCGGGACGATGACGGACGAGGACTGGACCAGGCTGGCCCGGCGCATGCCGGACGTCTCGCAGGCCCCTCTCTACATCGATGACTCCCCGAACCTGTCGATGATGGAGATCCGCGCCAAGTGCCGCCGACTGAAGCAGCGGAACAATCTCAAGCTGGTGGTCATCGACTACCTCCAGCTGATGCAGTCCGGCGGCTCCCGACGCGCCGAGAGCCGTCAACAGGAGGTTTCGGACATGTCGCGCAACCTCAAACTCCTCGCGAAGGAGCTGGAGCTCCCGGTCATCGCCCTGTCCCAGCTGAACCGGGGTCCCGAGCAGCGTACGGACAAGAAGCCGATGGTCTCCGACCTGCGGGAGTCCGGTTCGATCGAGCAGGACGCGGACATGGTGATCCTGCTCCACCGCGAGGACGCCTACGAGAAGGAGTCGCCCCGCGCCGGCGAGGCGGACCTCATCGTGGCCAAGCACCGCAACGGTCCCACGGCCACCATCACCGTGGCCTTCCAGGGCCACTACTCCCGCTTCGTCGACATGGCCCAGACCTGA
- the rplI gene encoding 50S ribosomal protein L9 — translation MKIILTHEVSGLGAAGDVVDVKDGYARNYLVPRGFAIRWTKGGEKDVAQIRRARKIHEIATIEQANQIKAQLESVKVRLAVRSGDAGRLFGSVTPADIASAIKSAGGPDVDKRRVELGAPIKTLGSHQVSVRLHPEVAANLGVEVVAA, via the coding sequence ATGAAGATCATCCTTACCCACGAGGTCTCCGGCCTCGGTGCGGCCGGCGACGTCGTCGACGTCAAGGACGGCTACGCTCGCAACTACCTGGTCCCGCGCGGTTTCGCGATCCGCTGGACCAAGGGCGGCGAGAAGGACGTGGCGCAGATCCGCCGCGCCCGCAAGATCCACGAGATCGCGACCATCGAGCAGGCCAACCAGATCAAGGCCCAGCTCGAGTCCGTCAAGGTGCGTCTGGCCGTTCGCTCCGGCGACGCGGGCCGTCTGTTCGGCTCCGTCACCCCGGCTGACATCGCCTCCGCGATCAAGTCCGCCGGTGGTCCGGACGTCGACAAGCGCCGGGTCGAGCTCGGGGCGCCGATCAAGACCCTGGGCTCGCACCAGGTCTCCGTGCGCCTGCACCCCGAGGTCGCCGCGAACCTCGGTGTCGAGGTTGTCGCCGCCTGA
- the rpsF gene encoding 30S ribosomal protein S6 → MRHYEVMVILDPDLEERAVSPLIENFLSVVREGNGKVEKVDTWGRRRLAYEIKKKPEGIYSVIDLQAEPAVVKELDRQMNLNESVLRTKVLRPETH, encoded by the coding sequence ATGCGTCACTACGAGGTGATGGTCATCCTCGACCCCGATCTCGAGGAGCGCGCTGTCTCCCCGCTGATCGAGAACTTCCTCTCCGTCGTCCGCGAGGGCAACGGAAAGGTCGAGAAGGTCGACACCTGGGGCCGTCGTCGTCTCGCTTACGAGATCAAGAAGAAGCCCGAGGGCATCTACTCGGTCATCGACCTGCAGGCCGAGCCTGCGGTCGTCAAGGAGCTCGACCGCCAGATGAACCTGAACGAGTCGGTCCTCCGGACCAAGGTCCTCCGCCCCGAGACCCACTGA
- a CDS encoding LysE family transporter yields the protein MISALVAGAVAGFGIALPVGAVGVYLVAVTARSSLRTGVCAGLGVATADGVYALIATVGGSVLTPLLEPVAVPLRWTSALLLIGLALRGAVITVGRYRRRHAAGGEVEGGALRPGRAYLTFLGITLMNPLTVVYFTALVLGGGTDGRPGGLEAASFAAAAFVASAGWQVLLAGGGALLGRALIGARSRLTTALASSVLIIVLAAHLLVPMV from the coding sequence GTGATCAGCGCGCTGGTCGCCGGGGCTGTCGCCGGGTTCGGGATCGCCCTGCCGGTAGGCGCCGTCGGGGTGTACCTGGTGGCGGTGACCGCGCGGTCGTCCCTGAGGACCGGTGTCTGCGCGGGCCTGGGCGTGGCCACCGCCGACGGGGTCTACGCGCTGATCGCGACGGTGGGCGGTTCGGTGCTCACGCCGTTGCTGGAACCGGTCGCGGTGCCGCTGCGCTGGACCTCCGCCTTGCTCCTGATCGGGCTGGCGCTGCGAGGCGCGGTGATCACGGTCGGGCGGTACCGGAGGCGGCACGCGGCGGGGGGTGAGGTGGAGGGCGGGGCGCTCCGGCCCGGGCGGGCGTACCTGACGTTCCTGGGGATCACTCTGATGAACCCCCTGACCGTCGTCTACTTCACCGCGCTCGTCCTGGGCGGAGGGACGGACGGACGACCGGGCGGGCTGGAGGCGGCTTCGTTCGCGGCCGCCGCGTTCGTCGCGTCCGCCGGCTGGCAGGTCCTCCTCGCCGGAGGCGGAGCGTTGCTCGGACGGGCGCTGATCGGCGCCCGTAGCAGGCTGACCACCGCTTTGGCGTCCAGCGTCCTGATCATCGTGCTCGCCGCTCACCTGCTGGTGCCGATGGTCTGA
- a CDS encoding LysR family transcriptional regulator has protein sequence MDLSLLRTFVTVYRAGSFTRAAALLGLSQPAVTSQIRALERHLGRTLFLRQARGVTPTAVGDELAHRAAPHLDALVEIAETGPYGRVGARTLHLAGPPEIVSLRALPALTTLVSEGLTLRTAVFTASEESLDGLAAGHHDLVVSTARPRGGPLTATPLCDEEHVLVAAPRWAARLAQDTPHEGSTILNRLPVIEVHESLPFVARYWSAVFESKPAVSAAVVVPDLRAVLESAVSGAGLAVLPRYLCEGALESGCLVALLEPPVPPLRTYFLAVRVGTLALPHIARAQETLLRAAIEW, from the coding sequence ATGGATCTCAGCCTGCTGCGGACCTTCGTCACGGTGTACCGAGCCGGCTCCTTCACCCGTGCCGCAGCCCTCCTCGGCCTCTCCCAGCCCGCTGTGACCAGTCAGATCCGCGCCCTGGAACGGCATCTCGGCCGGACCCTCTTCCTGCGGCAGGCCCGTGGTGTCACCCCCACGGCGGTCGGTGACGAACTCGCCCACCGGGCCGCCCCTCATCTGGACGCGCTCGTGGAGATCGCCGAGACCGGCCCGTACGGGCGGGTCGGGGCTCGAACCCTCCACCTCGCCGGACCGCCCGAGATCGTCTCGCTTCGGGCGTTACCCGCTCTGACGACCCTCGTGTCCGAGGGCCTCACCCTGCGGACCGCTGTGTTCACCGCATCCGAGGAGAGCCTCGACGGTCTGGCCGCCGGGCACCACGACCTGGTCGTCTCCACGGCACGGCCACGGGGCGGGCCGCTGACGGCGACACCGCTGTGCGACGAGGAACACGTACTGGTGGCCGCACCACGCTGGGCCGCCCGGCTGGCGCAGGACACGCCGCACGAAGGTTCCACGATCCTGAACCGGTTACCGGTGATCGAGGTCCACGAGTCACTGCCGTTCGTGGCCCGGTACTGGTCCGCCGTCTTCGAGTCGAAACCCGCCGTGTCCGCCGCGGTCGTCGTCCCCGACCTGCGGGCCGTCCTGGAGAGCGCCGTCTCCGGCGCGGGCCTCGCCGTCCTCCCCCGCTATCTGTGCGAGGGAGCCCTGGAGAGCGGCTGCCTCGTCGCGCTGCTGGAGCCACCCGTCCCGCCCCTGCGGACGTACTTCCTCGCCGTCCGCGTCGGCACGCTGGCCCTGCCCCACATCGCCAGGGCCCAGGAGACACTGCTGCGGGCGGCGATCGAGTGGTGA
- a CDS encoding alanine racemase → MALTLYVDTARWRAHQKSVIDQFPGIVPVCKGNGYGFGHERLAEEVNRFGADTLAVGTTYEAARMKDWFGGDLLVLTPFRRGEEPVPLPDRVIRSVSSVDGVHALVGARVVVECMSSMKRHGIGEHELGQLHTAVEDVRLEGFALHLPLDRVGGSDAVEEVIGWMDRLRAARLPLHTMFVSHLRAEELARLQQQFPQTRFRVRVGTRLWLGDHEATEYRGAVLDVTRVTRGDRFGYRQQRVPSDGWLVVVAGGTSHGVGLEAPKAMHGVMPRAKGVARAGLATVNRNLSPFVWAGKQRWFAEPPHMQVSILFVPADAQEPKVGDELVAHLRHTTTQYDRIVDR, encoded by the coding sequence ATGGCGCTCACCCTGTACGTCGACACCGCTCGCTGGCGGGCGCATCAGAAGTCCGTGATCGACCAGTTCCCCGGCATCGTCCCGGTCTGCAAGGGGAACGGCTACGGCTTCGGCCACGAGCGCCTCGCGGAGGAGGTGAACCGCTTCGGCGCCGACACCCTCGCCGTCGGCACCACCTACGAGGCGGCCCGCATGAAGGACTGGTTCGGCGGCGACCTGCTGGTGCTGACGCCGTTCCGGCGGGGTGAGGAACCGGTTCCGCTGCCGGACCGGGTGATCCGGTCCGTGTCGTCCGTCGACGGCGTGCACGCCCTCGTCGGCGCCCGCGTCGTCGTCGAGTGCATGAGCTCGATGAAGCGGCACGGCATCGGCGAGCACGAGCTGGGCCAGCTGCACACCGCCGTCGAGGACGTCCGCCTGGAGGGCTTCGCCCTGCACCTGCCGCTGGACCGCGTCGGCGGCTCGGACGCCGTCGAGGAGGTCATCGGCTGGATGGACCGGCTGCGGGCGGCCCGGCTGCCGCTGCACACGATGTTCGTCAGCCACCTGCGTGCGGAGGAGCTGGCCCGCCTCCAGCAGCAGTTCCCGCAGACCCGGTTCCGCGTCCGCGTCGGCACGCGGCTGTGGCTGGGCGACCACGAGGCGACGGAGTACCGGGGCGCCGTCCTGGACGTCACCCGCGTCACCAGGGGCGACCGCTTCGGCTACCGGCAGCAGCGGGTGCCGTCCGACGGCTGGCTGGTGGTCGTCGCCGGCGGCACCTCGCACGGCGTGGGCCTGGAGGCGCCGAAGGCCATGCACGGCGTGATGCCGCGCGCCAAGGGAGTCGCCCGCGCCGGCCTCGCCACGGTCAACCGGAACCTCTCCCCGTTCGTGTGGGCGGGCAAGCAGCGCTGGTTCGCGGAGCCGCCGCACATGCAGGTGTCGATCCTCTTCGTCCCGGCGGACGCGCAGGAGCCGAAGGTCGGCGACGAGCTGGTGGCCCACCTGCGGCACACCACGACCCAGTACGACCGGATCGTCGACCGCTAG
- a CDS encoding GNAT family N-acetyltransferase, whose product MDDFDIRRASAADVPAIVAMLADDPLGAQRESPDDLSPYLKAFERVAADPNQHLVVAVRDGQAVGTLHLTVIPGLSRRGATRSLIEAVRVHADARGCGLGTRLIQWAIAESRRHDCVLVQLTSDASRTDAHRFYDRLGFIASHIGFKLAL is encoded by the coding sequence ATGGATGATTTCGACATCAGGCGTGCGTCTGCGGCTGACGTTCCCGCCATTGTGGCGATGCTCGCCGACGATCCGCTCGGCGCCCAGCGGGAGTCGCCCGATGACCTCTCCCCCTACCTCAAGGCCTTCGAGCGGGTGGCCGCGGACCCGAACCAGCACCTGGTCGTCGCCGTCCGCGACGGGCAGGCCGTCGGCACCCTCCACCTGACCGTCATTCCGGGGCTGTCCCGGCGCGGCGCCACCCGCTCCCTCATTGAGGCGGTGCGGGTGCACGCCGACGCGCGTGGCTGTGGGCTCGGTACACGACTGATCCAATGGGCCATCGCGGAGTCGCGCCGCCACGACTGCGTCTTGGTCCAACTCACGTCGGACGCATCCCGTACGGACGCCCACCGCTTCTACGACCGTCTGGGCTTCATCGCCTCACACATCGGTTTCAAGCTGGCCCTCTGA
- a CDS encoding cystathionine gamma-lyase, translated as METPPGWGDGTLAVRAGLPEPHKHEPTLPGPVFAAHFHLPGEPTGPYTYGRDENPTWTLLERAIGELEAPGDGAVETVVFASGMAAISSVLFSRLGAGDTVVLPADGYQALALVGEQLEAYGIEVRSAPTGGDAQLSVLDGAKLLWLETPSNPGLDVCDIRRMVTAAHAAGALVAVDNTLATPLGQRPLALGADFSVASDTKGMTGHGDLLLGHVTCRDAELAAGVRRWRKIVGAIPGPMEAWLAHRSLATLQLRADRQCANALVLARALAARDDVAHLRYPGLPGDPSHEVASGQMRRFGSVVSFVLDDRQRAERFLETLRLVDDATSFGGVRSTAERRGRWGGDAVPPGFVRFSVGAEDPDDLVADVLRALDATAGLR; from the coding sequence ATGGAGACGCCCCCCGGCTGGGGCGACGGCACCCTCGCCGTGCGGGCCGGGCTACCGGAGCCGCACAAGCACGAACCGACCCTGCCGGGTCCGGTCTTCGCCGCGCATTTCCACCTGCCGGGCGAGCCCACCGGTCCCTACACCTACGGGCGCGACGAGAACCCGACCTGGACGCTGCTGGAGCGCGCCATCGGGGAGCTGGAGGCTCCCGGGGACGGTGCGGTGGAGACCGTGGTCTTCGCCTCCGGCATGGCCGCGATCTCCTCGGTGCTGTTCTCCCGGCTCGGGGCCGGCGACACCGTGGTCCTCCCGGCCGACGGCTACCAGGCCCTGGCCCTCGTGGGCGAGCAGTTGGAGGCCTACGGGATCGAGGTGCGCAGCGCACCGACAGGTGGCGACGCGCAGTTGTCCGTCCTGGACGGTGCGAAGCTGTTGTGGCTGGAGACGCCGTCCAATCCCGGCCTCGACGTGTGCGACATCAGGCGGATGGTGACGGCGGCCCACGCCGCCGGCGCCCTGGTCGCCGTGGACAACACCCTCGCCACGCCCCTGGGGCAGCGCCCCTTGGCGCTCGGCGCGGACTTCTCGGTGGCCAGCGACACCAAGGGCATGACCGGACACGGTGACCTCCTGCTCGGCCACGTCACCTGCCGCGACGCGGAGCTCGCCGCCGGCGTGCGTCGCTGGCGGAAGATCGTCGGAGCGATTCCGGGTCCGATGGAGGCATGGCTCGCCCATCGCTCCCTCGCCACCCTCCAGCTACGGGCCGACCGGCAGTGCGCCAACGCACTGGTGCTGGCCCGGGCGCTGGCGGCGCGAGACGACGTGGCGCACCTGCGCTACCCGGGACTTCCCGGCGACCCCTCGCACGAGGTGGCGTCAGGGCAGATGCGCCGTTTCGGGTCGGTGGTGTCGTTCGTCCTGGACGACCGGCAGCGCGCGGAACGGTTCCTGGAGACGCTGCGCCTGGTGGACGACGCGACCAGCTTCGGCGGAGTACGGTCGACGGCCGAGCGGCGGGGCCGGTGGGGTGGCGACGCCGTGCCGCCGGGCTTCGTCCGCTTCTCGGTCGGCGCGGAGGACCCCGACGACCTCGTCGCGGACGTGCTCCGCGCCCTGGACGCGACGGCCGGGCTCCGCTGA
- a CDS encoding phage holin family protein: MMNFVVKTLANAGALAVAVWLLQDITLTGESTGRKALALFLVALVFGVVNTLVKPLVKLLTLPLFVLTLGLFTLVVNALMLLLTSWLAEKLDLGFHVEGFWTAVLGGLIVSVVSWALNVVLPDGRD; encoded by the coding sequence ATGATGAATTTCGTAGTCAAGACGCTCGCGAACGCGGGTGCTCTGGCGGTGGCGGTCTGGCTGCTGCAGGACATCACCCTCACCGGCGAGAGCACCGGCCGCAAGGCGCTGGCACTGTTCCTCGTCGCCCTCGTCTTCGGCGTGGTCAACACCCTCGTCAAGCCTCTTGTGAAGTTGCTCACGCTCCCTCTGTTCGTTCTCACCCTCGGTCTGTTCACGCTGGTCGTGAACGCGCTGATGCTGCTGCTGACCTCGTGGCTCGCCGAGAAGCTGGACCTCGGCTTCCACGTGGAGGGCTTCTGGACCGCGGTCCTGGGTGGTCTGATCGTCTCGGTCGTGTCCTGGGCGCTGAACGTCGTCCTCCCGGACGGACGCGACTGA
- the rpsR gene encoding 30S ribosomal protein S18, whose translation MAKPPVRKPKKKVCAFCKDKTAYVDYKDTNMLRKFISDRGKIRARRVTGNCTQHQRDVATAVKNSREMALLPYTSTAR comes from the coding sequence ATGGCGAAGCCGCCTGTGCGCAAGCCTAAGAAGAAGGTCTGCGCGTTCTGCAAGGACAAGACCGCGTACGTGGACTACAAGGACACGAACATGCTGCGGAAGTTCATTTCCGACCGCGGCAAGATCCGTGCCCGTCGCGTGACCGGCAACTGCACGCAGCACCAGCGTGACGTCGCCACGGCCGTCAAGAACAGCCGTGAGATGGCGCTGCTGCCCTACACGTCCACCGCGCGATAA